In the genome of Haliaeetus albicilla chromosome W, bHalAlb1.1, whole genome shotgun sequence, the window TTAGTCAGAAATTTGATGTTCCCATTTTCTCTAGAAGGCAACGAGGTGATAAACTAAATAccacttaatttaaaaacctCAATTAACATCTACAAAGCACAATGAAGATGGAAATTGCTACAAGATTAGATAACAATGTTTACTTCCAGTCCTGCTTGTCCTGCGTATTTAACAAACACCATCAAATCATTAACATTGCAGACTTTACTGACAGAGTCAATAGATTTTaacaagaaatgttttttataaCACTCGTATTGTCATTTGATGTAAGCAATTACACAATGGACATGAAAGGGATATTGTCCATCCAGAGCAGGCACTAAACTTCCTCAACAAAAGCAGTATGTGCctatctgggaaaaaaaaacaaaaaaacaaacaaccctcTGCATTTTCAACAGAGCAGAAATTTAGCTGTGAAATACTCAATAATACTCCACtaagaggttttgttttcttttcttttttcacaaaTTGGGGAGTAAGATCCTGTGAAGTCATTACACATCAGAGAATGAATTTAACTGAGTTTAAATCATGTATTTCAGATGAGGTAGATCCTAAAAATCTTCCCTTAGGAAAGAAAGTGGTATAATAATACAATGCTTTAGGCAATTTGCTTCTAAGTTCTATATGCTTGCTTAACTCTTAATAATCATATTTATGTCAAAATAAagctttgtctttcttttgatagaaataaatattgaagACCCTCTAAAGTGGCTGCAAATCTGCATCAAATTCAGTATTTTGTCACTAACACTGCAATACGGTTTTAGATAACTCATTAATTGTTAAACAATATAGGGAGTTCCAAGCAAAACCTCACTTATGTTCTATATTTATTAatgcagcaaataaaaaaatacatgtaacCAGTCTTTAAATAACGTCATACGGACAAAACATTATGTGGGCTTCTTAGGGGACTATATGGAGAAATCCAAGCGATAGAAATGCTTCGGTCAGTGGCACTCTTCCCCCCCTACAGATGAATGAATGCCTGCAGGGCTTGGAGAGCCAGTCTGCTCCCTCAGAGCCAGAGCTGATTTCCTGACCTCTCCCAGCCATTGAGGCACTTCAGTTCTTTTTGTAGGAATAGAAGTTTAAAACCCTGAACACGCCCAAATCACAACCTTTCCCTGCTGTTTCAAATGAACAAAGTGTCTTACACTACGTTTTGAACATGATATAATTTAACCACTGCTGTTAGAAAACCTGCCGTATTTCACTCCCTTTCAAGCATTAGGCATATGTGCAGGTAACGCATGCAAAACTTCAGTTCAACACTCCCATTTATATCAAGTTATTAAGTTTACAGTCTTCAAAACGATTTTGCTCAAGAAGCTGCTAATTGCAAGTAATGATATCAAGAAACAAGGAGTTTTTATGAAGACAaattaggtattaaaaaaaaaaagaaaaagaggtaatTCTTGGATATAcatatttgtttcaaaaaagcATTGAAGAACAGGTATTACTCAAAAAGATAAACACTTTCAGTTCATGGCCAGGACTTCCTGAGGAGCAAATATGTCAATGTTTGCCACCTCCAGGTTAGCTTTTTGCTGTGCAGAATTAGAAACAGAATTGCCTCTCTTTTGTTTGAGACGGAACTGTTTATCATACCAGGCATACGCAATAAAGGTAAAAACAAGTAATCTAcctgttgcttttcagcatgaaTTGTTGTTGGCATTGTGACTAATAGACACAAAATGAATAAGAATCTCTTCTTTCATTCTGAGTCAAATCTCTTTTCTGGAAAACTTCAGTTAGCAAAGATCACACACTTGTCAGACTTCATCTATAGTTCTGATTCTGAATCTTCACCTTCTTTCAGAGATTTGCTTTTAGAAGTAGCTATTTCTCATAACCAAAATCCCAATTCTACAACAGTCAGTACAGAAGTGGACTCTGCTCCCATATATATTGCTACTGCTGGTAAAAATAACGTGCATAGTTTGTGTTACTGGACTCCTCTTTGGCATAGGTTTACCTACTTTGAACCCGAGCAACTTCGCTGAGGGACAGGAGTCAGGGTCTCAAGAAGTGAGCCACAGAATTGGGGACACAAGAGGATCACATCCTAGAGATGAGTTTTATCTTACAGCATATCCTGACTTGCCTTTTTCATAAAATACTaccaaattaaaatgtaattgaaaaGTCATGGTGAAGGAAACTATATTTAGAAACAAGGAAAATGCCAAGTTGCATTACTTTTCATGTATTTTGATTACTCTGTGAACTATTGGAATGTCTCTGCCTTCAACTTTAAAAACAACTATTTCACCAGCTCTGATTGGGTCATCATGGAAATTTGTTAAGAACAACAGGTCTCCTCTGTGAAAAGCTGGTTCCATGCTGCCactacaaacaaaaagaaagagagagttTATTAGCATTATGGTAAATGAAAGAAGAGccatgaaaacaaagaacattTAATTCTTACAGATAAACTCACAATTTTAACTGAAATCTGTAGCTTCACCCATTCAGTGACACTACACAGACAGTTAACACAACCCAAACCTCAGTAAGTCCTAAGCTGAGCAAGCCTATAGAAGACTTCTTTACTACctcagtgaaagaaagaaagaaaaaagctgtataGAAAAGTAACAGTATTGGAGCTATGCTGAAGGAACAAAATGAGCCATTCTGGTTAAGAAAACCAATCCATTAGTGAAAAGCCAAAAAATGTTTCCCAGTACAACAGGAAGTACTTCTCTACATAGAAAGAGTTTAATTAACATGAGCAAGAGTTATGTTTACATCAGTGATTACTATTAACAATCAGAAAATCCATGCCCTTTTTCAAAGCCAGCCACAGCATTATTTGGTAACAGCCTTTAAGGTTGGATTCCAGATCCCATAACTAGTAACATGAACAGACAATTCCCattaaaatactgttatttaCTGCATACATTCCTTGCTGACACACACTGAATTCCTGCAAGGCTGAATCTTCCATAAACATGTGTTTAACTTCATGTATTTGATCAGCACTCAGGGGCCTTCAGGACTGGCTCTTTATATACCAGAAGTAAGACACCACTGAGAGAGAAGCAATATGAGTGTCATCTACTCATAAAAGGAGTTTTACTgtaatacaattttaaaatgaatatacatatggtaaaaaaaaaaaaaaaaagacattaacaAAAAGACCGGAAAAAAGTGTTAAATGGCTTCAGGAAGTGCAACacatttacttattttcttcagGAGACCACAGAAGCTTCATAGGATTACGTGTATTTCTGttaaagcagaattattttttggAATCCTGACATCTATCCAGGGATTACTATTCCTAGGTagaaagatatatatatatatgtatgtatgtatgtaagtAATCTTGAGTAGTTTATCTACCAATTAAGTGAACAAACCTAGATTTTCAAAGGTTTCATATATCTATTGCTTCTACAAACTTCAATGAAAACTAGACTGCAATTACAAAAGCAGCCTTTGCTAAGTGTCcaaaaacagaaatagaagaaaataagcatttgaaTACTTCTTTAAGTAGGTGAGATTTCAAACTCCAAATCTATccaagggagaagggaaggagacaaAGGACAAAACAATATTTGAACTTTAACAAAAAAGCCTTTACATTGACTTACCTGAGCACCACAACAATAGGACTTTCACTTCCAGTAATGACGATCAGCCCTTTCCATATCATAAGGGCAGAAGACACTATCATAGCAAAATTTAAGACTTGGTAATACAgctatataaaacaaaaaaaagttgtttttagAAGTTGCTATGTTGTATTTAGAAGCACAACATAGAATTTCAACCCATATGCACCATTGAATCACAATCCAGGCATGTGGACTTTCAGGCTAAAATCATATTCCAGCAGAAGCCTCATGAAACAGATTGCCGTACTGGCAATCCAACCATACAAACCATACTGCAGCCTAAAGTTTTAAACCATTGTGTGCTTCAATCTTGGCTTATTACACCTGTGCAATATTCCCATTTGTTAGTGCTAGAAGCTAGTGAACTCACTAgcaaagactttaaaatatCGGAAGCTATATGGCAAATGATCAAATCTATTTTGACCACATGCCCCTGACTGCTACCCGAGCTCATAGTATTCAAAACACACATAAGAAATACTGTAAGATCAGTAATAGCAGACTTTGTACTTTGAACagtaatttttgtttgaaaagagGAGCTGTGGAAGTAGAAGAGAGAAGGCAAAAAGATCATTTATTGCTATTGTCAGACAGAAATTACTTATGTGGGAAACCTTTTATTGATTCGACTAACTTTCTCCCCCCAAATTCTACTGCTTTGCCAGCCATTACACCAGTGGATACACTTTCTTcacactacttttttttcttggcaacaTACAAAGATACTCTGGTGGAAACCAAGCCTGCCCATCTCCATTTATCACGTGGCTCACTGATGTAAGACATGGAACCAGAAATTCCCAGGCCATCGTTCTAGTCTGGAAACACATATGCTGCGATTTTCAGGTGTACAACCCACTTAACTTGGGATTAGTCAAATTTCAAAATCTGCTCTgaagtttttggtttttctttttctttttttaagtgattgatagttactaaaaaaaaacaaaccaaggaaCTTTCACAGCCGGGAAATCGGAAGGTTTGTCGCCAGCCTTACCCTCTCTATTCCAACCAGTCATGTGCATAATCACATAGTAACGACAAAATAAAGACACCTATTTTGAACGACAGGAGTTTAAAGCCACCCATTTGCTTCCACAGGCTGCACCTCCAGAACGAAGCTGGTTACTGACAGGAATGTAAAAACAGGGTTTCTCAGCGGCAAACCCAAGCCCTGGCAGGCCCCCCCCGGCAGCCGCGGCCTCCCGCCCGGCCAGCGCGGCTGCCCCGCTGTTCCCGGCACCAGCCCGGCGCTGCAGGGCGGGCGCGGGGACGGACGGCAGGAGGGCGCGGCGGTGCGCGACCCCCTGACGGGGCAGAGCCCCGCCGCGGGCGGAGCGGGCCTCCCGCCCACGGCACCGGCGGAGAGCCCAGCTCTCTCTCAGGAGCGCGGCGGGCCGCACGGCTCCggaccccccgccccggtcccgGTCGACTCCGAAGCTCCGGGACCTTCGAGCGGCCTCCACATCCCGACCCATCCCTCGGCCCGCACGCCCCGGGGCCCCCCGCCTGGCCGGCACCCGCAAGCCCCCGCCGCTACCTGCCGCTTGTTCATTCGCCGCAGGTCCCCGAAGAGATCCATGGCGGGGCCGCGGAAAGGGCCGCACCCAGCCGGCGGCGGGAAGCTACCGGCGGCCTCGCGGAAGGGGACGCACTCGAAGACGCTCGCACCCCGAACCCCAGCGCTGACCGCCAGCCGCAGCTACCGCCGGCCCGGGCGGCCCCTCTGCTCCCCGGGAGCTGTAGtccccctcctcccgccgcccctCTCACACTCAGTGGGCCCTGGGGCCACCTGGACTACAATTCCCAGCATGCGCCGCGTCAAAGGGTCCTGAGGGCGAGGTCCCCGCCTCCTGCCCCTGCAGGTGCCCGACCAGTTTGCTGTCCGAGGGGGCTCCCGGCGGGCGCTGAGACCCTACGGTACGGCGGAACGAGCCAAAATTCGTCTGTGGAGCGGCAGAACGGCGGCACCGGTCTCCCGAGCCGTACCCTGCGGATCAGGCGGCTGCTGACGAGCTCTCTCCGGGGCCGCCGCTGCGTGTGCGCAGCTCATTGGCaggccggggggggtggggggttgaAGAGAGCGGGGGAAGAGCAGCCGGGCGGGGTGGGGTCAAGCGAGGGAGGGCCGGGACCGGGGCGGGGTCAAGCGAGggagggccggggccggggccggggccggggcggggccaacggggcggggcgcggctaacggggcggggcgcggcggggccaatggggcgggcggcggcggagggagCGGAGATGGCGGCCGTGGGACGGTGGGTTTGCCTGCCGGGCTGAGGGAGGGATCGCGGTTGTCTGAGTTCGGTGGCTAAGGCTGACCTCCGTGTTTGTCCAGGGGCCCCTACACAGGCCTTGAAGAGGGAAAATAACAAAGTCCTAGAAAAAGCCGCACTTGGGCGCGGCGGCAGCAGCTCGGTCCGCTCCGCAGGCCTGGCTAGCGACAGGGATGGGTGTGCGCTGGTCAGAAAGCGGCTGGCGGCAGCTCAGGCCCCCCAGGGTAGGACAGGGCGAGTTGACACGCGCAGCTAGCAATTGCAGTCTTCCCCGGGTCCTTCATCACGCCGGAACTGATGTTTATAAAAAATGTGACCTCACAGAAAGAGGTGAGGGAGCTGGATTTGGTTTGGGGGTGATTTTGTGGGTGGTTCAGCAGGAATGCCAGGTGAAGGAGTTCTGCCTGTTGTTAGGCCGCTTGTCCCTGTAGCACTGCTGTGGTTGTGCTCTTAAAACTGTATGACTATGCAGTGAACTGGATTTCCAACTAATCCCTGTAAAAATCCTGCCAGATAAAAAAGATGGGGTTCATGAAGAGGGGAGTATTTTTAAGCTGCATTTTCTCCCAAATTCAGTTCATTGCCACCAACAGACCAACATCTGTTGGAAGTTAACTTCTTTCCATGCAGAAGGACTGACCAGATGATCTCTGGAAGTCTCTTCCAGTTCTGCATTTGAGTGATTGCATAAGTCTGAAGCAACAACCAGCCAAATAGAGCTTGTTGAGTTCTTGAGAATTAAATAAACCAAACTAAGTGAGGTTTTCACTACATTCAAGATTAGCTCCTGAAGACTGGGAATGCAATGGGAGAACAAAGGACACAGGGAAATGCTACTAAGATAAATGGAAGCAAATAGTTTGTCTGAAGGAGCATTGGAAAGGTATTTCCACAATTTTCCAGAAGTTGCTCAAGACTTTCTGTTAGCAAACAGTTGGAAAAGGGTGACTAacagtggcagagctggcatTAGATCACAGAGGAATGTGTAATGGTGTCATGAATGGACAGAAATGGCAAATGGACACCAGAATGAAAGCTCCAAGGACACTAGATAGGCATTATCTTGATAAGATCCTTCATCTTCTCAGCTGATTATTCTTTCAGTGACGCCAGTATTCCTTTACTTACTACACAGGAGTTTCTCCAAGTTTACATTATTTCAGGTTAGTTTTCTCTGATATCCTTTAAATGCTCAAAAGAGAAAGAGTCATATTGAAGTTGATATATCCTTTAAATAATCAAAAGAGAAAGTCATATTGAAGTTGATTTTCTGTGTTAACCATACCCCTAAGGTGCACATTAACCGTTGTGTGAGGAATTCTgacatatgaggagaggctgagagagctgaggTTGTTCACCCtcgagaagagaaggctccagcaGGATCTTACCAATGCATATAAATATCTGATGGGACGGAGTAAACaaagagccagactcttcttgCTGGTATGCAGTGACAGGACgggaggcaatgggcacaaactgaaacacaggaaattccatttaaacataagaaaaaccttttttatTGTGAGGGTGGTCAGCCACTGGAAGAGGTTGTTCAGAGGGTTTCTGGAGTTACCTTGGAGTAACCTGCCAGGACAAGGCCCTGCTTGTGGGTCATGGGGATAACCGTCTTACCAGGAACcctcagcagcagtgctggaaagAATGCATCATAGCAGCTGCACCCTACACTCATATGTCAAAAGACCCAGATGACCTTTGTCCGTCCAAGCTTTGGCAGTATACTGCAGGCAAAGCACACTTGTTTTGATGGTTCTGTAGACAGCATTACATCTGGCTGCCTTGTCTGCTCAGCCTGAGTCGCACAGCTGTCCTTTAAAACTGGGAACTCCAGCATTACCACAGAACATGGCTGATACACGTCCCTGGAGCCACAACAAAATACATGATGCAATTTGTCATTATCCCTCTTTGAGCAGATGTAGTATTCAGAAGTAATTACTAAGACGGAAATGGAGAAGGAGAATACACAAGGGCAAACTCAAAGGTGGCTAGAagatttctgaattttctttgtgtaattaagattttaattaaaaagatgtGGAACAAAGGTATCTGTTCTTTAAAGAGTGGGATCTGCCCACTGAAATGTTTGGTAGAGTCTTGCCCAGCAAAAGGTTTTCTGCAATTCCCCTGGAGTAGGTTTTCATACCATACGACTTaggcagactttttttttaatggaggtTTTCTCCTTTATGTACAAATCTGCTTGccagttgtttggtttttttaaatga includes:
- the SEC11C gene encoding signal peptidase complex catalytic subunit SEC11C, producing MDLFGDLRRMNKRQLYYQVLNFAMIVSSALMIWKGLIVITGSESPIVVVLSGSMEPAFHRGDLLFLTNFHDDPIRAGEIVVFKVEGRDIPIVHRVIKIHEKENGNIKFLTKGDNNEVDDRGLYKEGQNWLEKKDVVGRARGFLPYVGMVTIIMNDYPKFKYALLAVMGAYVLLKRES